The DNA segment acatatagaCAAGAATTACACTTCTGACGTTTTTTTAAGCCTTACTCACCTTCTTGGAAGCACAATTTATGATTTCCGACttgctttcttcttctttccGAGGAAATTCCTCACTTTCGTTTGCGTTTGTTTATATAGAGGTAAAGGCTGTTTTAACTGTGACCAACAGACGTAAAACGTATATAAACTATCGGTAAGCAGACTTTTGATTTCATGGTAGTCCAAAAAAAGTTCTGGAGCTCGAAGAAATCGGAATGACGGTAAGTTTTCCCACGAGCGGAAACAGTGTAGCAGGAAAGATGGAGAGGCGTGACTTCACTCCCGTTTACGGTCAGAGCGAGAACTGCTGTAAATCCACAGGGAAACACTGCTGGCATTATCCAGCAGGGGGCGCCAGTCCACACGCAATCCTACACGAGCGTGATTAATTaacaacattcaaaaataacTAGACTTGTAATTCCTAAAAATACAGTGTACGATGGTAATAAAGTAAGTGTGCAAAAGGACCTTTTAGTCCCTGAAAACTTTATTTCAACAAAGCCTGTGAAAAAAAGATGCGTAGCCTTTGGAAAATGTTGACTGACAGACAATTTTTATACTaggtgtttatttatatatatttgaagagttcatttgcaaaaaacagATGACACGTTATAACGTATAAAAAATCAcgttttttcattattcattccaattatcaaaccaaacaaactaaaaaacaaaaaacaaaaaaaaaaaaaaataaaaaaaaaatctaagaaaagcATTAAAGAATGAAGTTATCcgttttttcaaaataaactctTCATGTATTGCGTAGTGACATTTTTACACCCCTGTTACTAAGACACGTGGGTCCAAATACAGTTATTTTGTGCAATTCTGGCATTTTCTGCAAATAAGCATTTAATAAACATCACAAAAGTGTATAAAACCAGgcatattaacaatatttatttttataataataattgattactaatgcattaaaaaagttaCAGGACACCAGAGTGTCCCATattcatgccaaaaaaaaaacaaaaaaaaaaatttgtagtcAAAAATAGTCCTCacatttttctcaaaagaaagGTTGTTTAATGCAAGTAAGTTTTACAGaataaatataacaacaacaaaatgtgaaacaaattCTGTgcaagataattaaaaaaaaagaaatttcatccaataaatgaatgtgaatatattgACAATGGACAACTGTATGTGAGGTTAGCTTATAGAGGTTAAACAACAGAAATTGTTGCCCTAAATCAGGTCCAAAAAACCCCAAAATCATTCCAATAAAACATTAAGAAGCCTTATTTTGTATATCTAAGTTAACATGCTCCAATCTCTACTGTAAATTGACAATGTGGTTATATATGCCATTCTATATTCATTTCTGTTAAGCCTAAACGCGGTGGATCTGGATAACACTACAGATGTAccttaactttattaacaaatagaGCAAACAAAAAGATATTCCTTTGCATAGTAGCGTAGCAGTCTTAGAGTAGCATTATTTGGCAGCAAGACATTGCCATTCATCTTAATCAGGGCCTGTATTTTGCAATCTCTTGCCGAATCCGGGGATTCATTATTTATACAGCCATATAGTTGCACAAACAGCCCAGAGTGCAGGTGGATGGGCCGGTTCGGACTGATGAAAACAGCAGCTGTGTATTTTGGTTGCGCAAACAGACACAGAGGAGCCCTTCAAGCGGTATGATGAGATTCGTGCATGTCCGAGTCAGTCCCAGTGCAGGCTGAAGCCCTTAGAAAGCATGACGGCCTCCAGGTCACCATcctcctctttttctctcactcGCTGCTCCTCCAGCAAGGCCACCAGCGCATCTCTCTGCTCCACCACATCCAGCATCTCGCTCAATATACGCCTCTCCTCCGCCAGCTCATCCTCCCCCTTCAGAtcgtctgagagagagaaagaggtgctGTGAAGCTGTTATTAATTGATGAACCATTACAAGAGAAAACCACAAAGCATTAAGGGGAAGTTGAACTATTAATATCCTCTGCATGTACTAACCATCCACCGCCATGCGCTCTCTCAACTCTTGCTGTAGTCGACTCTGCCTGTCCTCCAGCTCCAGTTCACGTGCACTGAAGACAAACCACACAGATGAGCACATAGCAAACAATACTAGACCAAACCGAGAAGCAGAACACTTATGTAATACCTGATGCAATCACACAATACCAGATCAGTCCACACAGTTCAGACTATTATTAAACATTCAAACCGTTGATACTCACAATATCATGAGCTCAGATTCATAGCGCACGAGAGCATTCTTCTCCTGCACCAGCTTAAACCACTGGTGCATTAAACTAGGGTCATCTTTCTTTCCCATTCctgtgagagagaaaagaggtgGATGGGACACTGTATGGACATGCTATCATGTGCATGAATATGCTTATATGCAGTGTCCAAATAAACACTTTATGCgctaaaatgcaattaaaattggCTTTGGCTTTTGTCCCTCAATATAACATGGTAACTATAAGAATGATAGCTTGAAATGAGAAGCATGTGAAATtaaaggtgtatatatatatatatatatataaattaaataaagaataagtagaatctttaaattaaaaaaatcgattttttgcatttatatattgaatatttgtattttatttatttataataatattaatttttaaaacactttaaaaatataattttggacTCTGCTTATAAACTAcactcctgttcaaaagtttgggctcagtaagacctttttaatgtttttgaacctCTTGAGTCTCctgtgctcaccaagactgcatttatttgataaataaatacattaaaagtgtgaaatattattaaagttaaaaaaatgttttctatttgaatatattttaaaatgtaatttattcctgtgatacaaagctgaattttcagcagccatgactCCGATTTTCAatgtcttctgaaatcattctaatacgctgatttggtgcttaagaaacatttcttattattatcaatgttgaaaacagttgtgctgcttcatatttttatggaaactgtgatacatttttttgatgaatagaaggttaaaaagaacaacatttattgttttaattttgtaacattacaaatgtctgtactgtctcttttgatcaattcaataaatcctttcctgaataaaagttaatttctttcccaaactgaccccaaacttttgaaaagtattgtatataaatttatcaaaacatgCAAGCAgtcaaaaacaaacagcacacaTACACAGTGTCAATTCCCAAATAAGACAGGATGCGACTTTTTAGATGTACTGACAGCAATGCAGATTAATAACGTGCCATGCCCATGCAACTCCATTGCGAAAGGTTACAGAACTAAATTTGAGATTACAGGAGAGAATATCGTACTTAGCTGGTGAAGGGGAGGTTCTTGCACTACATAAAGAAAAAAGACTGTACAGACATAAACTGAATGATCGTGTTCTGTCCCTTTAGCTTTGGCTGCGTACAGCAGGGCAGAGGAAGGAAGAGAAGACAGGAGAGAACAGTAAATGGTTTTAGAATTAAGTGCTATTACACAACCTGCACTAGAGGTGTGAGACTGGGGAGGTGTTACCTTCTGAGGAACAGCAAGGACAGAGATAGACAGGCCTTCTACGAGGGGAACCTAGAAAGGGCTCGACTAAGACCACAGAGATGGgcagaaaaaaagagggagaggaaGGATTCAGGGATTCAGGAATTCAGGAACGCAACCAAGCAAGGATGGGAATAATAGAAGAATGTGAGGTGCGAAGCTGAAATGGGTCGAGTTGGATGTTTAAGTCCAGGCAGTGGTCTGACTGATAATCTGCTGTCTCAGAAAGTAGGCCACCGGAGAGGTTAGCCAAAAGTAAAAGTTAAAATAGCTTCTATAAAAAAAGCCATCTTCCCTGACtacaattaatatttgtattgccAACAGTACTGTTATTGAAATTTCATCTCATACTGTCACAGCCACCAGACAATACAAACTAACTAATGCTACCTCTAGCATCTAGATTAAATTCAGACACACAGCTAACAGCAAGCAAACAGGACAAGGTCCACAGCACGAAAAAAGCCAGAAAGCCTGTTTTTACACCTCTAGAACAGCTGTTTAATTTGTGTTAACACATTATGAACCTCTAAATAGACAGTAAACATGTTTGTTAGTGCCATCAGCATGAGCGCTAAGTCAGATGTGTTGTACATACCACCCAGATGTACATCCAAAAGGTTAGATATACTAGAGTCTCCCCAGAAGTCTATATCATAAGGAAGGACACATCATGAGGATTCTGACCATTAAAAGTCAAAGAAAACAGAACACCCTGCACTGCTCTGTTCCTGTGTTTTATGAAAATATGCTAATGCAgtgaatttaacaataaaaatgatatatgcAGTATGTTTTGATGAATGTAAGACTTTGTAAACAAACATATAATAGGTACAAGCCATGTGGGATGATGACATTTCacagtacattatatatatatatatattgcaagaatggctaaaatattaagcaattgaataaatgaatacaattataaaaaaaaaaaaaaaaacatttgtgtggtTTAAGctttaaacacaaaatacacttatattatttttttttaatcaaggttACTTATCTCattcaacttttattttaaattgacaaaATAATGAACAGTTTAAAAGTTTCTATAAATCTGTGATTTCTGAGGCTCATCCACTTGACAAGATGGTGACAGGTGATTGACAGGTACCTGCTTCGCCTCTGAGTGCTTTCTCCACAGCTACACCCTTCTCCTCCAGCTGCCTCTGCTTGACCTCCACCTGCTCCAACTGACGCTGGATTATCTGAGAtgacatgcacaaaaataaatacgcATTGTTTAAGAGGCACATAAACAAGAACGCTTCAAAACACGTCACACACACCTGAGCCCTGTGCAGCCTCCGCAGCTCCTCCTGCTTGGCCTGTCTGCGCGCTGCTCTCTGCACTCGCCGTGTCAGCTTGGCGTTGAGTTCCTCTTCCGTTTCTGCTCTCTGAAACAGCGTGGTACAGAAACTTATGCTGGAAGGGTCCGGAAACACCACCCAAACACCTACCACCTCTGACGGACATGACGACATCGGGGTGACCGACTTGGTTGGCAGCTCTGGCAAAACACTGTGTTTCTATTGAGGAACAAGATGCTGAGTGTTGCTGATTCAGCCAGTGGGTTTAAAGATGGAAGGGGCTCAAcacaattgaaataaaaagatgCTACCTTAACAGCATACGCCCTCTTGAATGCCAATGCATGAGGCACATAAAGCAACTCAGGAGAGAAAAGGCAGAAACTGAATTAATTTATGTTCTATATACTCTGTATTTGGAGTACAACAGCTAAACAGTGCAAACCACAGCACAAACTCCATTACAAAACACGTCTATGTGCTACATTCAGCTCTCacaatctaaaatctaaaaatctgaaaaacaattAATTGCCATATTCGATACCTCATCCAGTTCATGTACCTCCTCATATATTGTTTCTTTCAGAAGGTCTGACTTGATATCAGACAGTTCTTCCCACAGCTAAGACCACAGCCAGAAAAAGACATTCAATTACCTCCACCGTTCAATAATTAAACTCACGAAGCATTAAATGATTCCATTAGTCCAGCTATAAAGCATGAAAGGAGTCATGGATAAATGCTAAGCAATGAGTCTTATTGTATACAGTAAGACTGAAAATATTTGAAGACTAAAGAGGACCATAAGAAAACATAAAGgacaaaaatcaatacaaaaggaaaatgagTGGCAAAGAGTCATATCATGGGAAATCAAACTTTCcttgatttttttgaaaaatgaaagagCTCATTGAACTGTGAAATCATGGCATCTTTtagttaaaaaacaatttattggAACAAAGCTGCAAAAATGACTCACTCTGAAATCCTTGGACTTCTGATACAAAGCCACACATGTGAAAAGGTTGGTTACATACAAGTCTCAAaggcatgttgttccaaacctgtaagacctctgttTATCTTTGGagcataaattaagatatttttgatgaaatccgagagctttctgaccctgcgtagacagcaacgcaactgaaacattcaaggcccagaaaggtagtaaggacatcattaaaatagtccatgtgacatcagctacgagaatactttctgagcgtaaagaaaacaaaaataactttattcagcgATTTCTTCTCTTCAGTGTCAGTCTCTGCTGccattcacgagagtaccatgATGCAAACGGAaccagaaagctctcggatttcatcagaaatatcttaatttgtgttcggaagatgaacaaaggtcttaagtgtttggatcaacatgagggtgagtaattaattacataattttcatttttgggttaactatctcTTTAAAGGCACAACAGCAAAAATGCCACATTTAATTCTAAAGCTAGCAGAATGTTGAATATGTCTATTGTCAATAATGTGGCAAcatatgaagcacagctcacacagaagtcactttcaaaccatgCAGCTAAATATCCTTTACTAAATTTCCAattgcatggattcctattgaaatggtTGCATTTTGCCCTTGAAAATATGCAGATTAACATTAAATGTGACCTTAAGGATCAGAGAGAGTGGAGAGGAGTTTGACATTACCTGAGCTCTGAGTGGACATCTTTCTAGAAGAGCATGGCAGGACAAGTCTGTGTCTTCAGAGAAACTTGGATTTTTCCGGAAACATAGGTCTGCAATGTGGAAACACCCTTAAAGTCATGTTCATGTGGTACAGTTTATTTTTagatccatccatgcatccattcATCCAGCTCACCTGATGTTCTGTTGATTCCTGACACTTTCCGCTTGGTCTCGGTGTTAGTTGCGGCAGGTAGAGTTTCTGCCACCATCGCAGCCTCCTTCCTCTTTTTGTCCTTCTTATAAACCGAGAAAACAGTCTTCCAGAGGGACTTGTGCTTTCCTGGCTCCCGCTGGGCCTCAGCCGCTGTGTTCATGCTCTTCCTGCTTTTACGGGGCAAGAACAACAAGTTGCGCTTTTTCTCCTTCTCCTCCACACCATTGTCCGCCCCCCACAGCTTCATCTCTGACCTTCGAAGCCTGACCTCTGGTCCCCCTGCCAGCAGTGGGGCAACCAACCGATCTGGAAGTGTCCTCCTTTGCTCCAGCCTACGGTTGTCTGTCTGGCCTACAGTCTCCGTGACACCGGATCTTTCCGGCAGTCTGGAAGCCCCTTCCGCCTCGTCTCCGCACAGGATCTCAATATCATCTGGAGGAAGACTCCAAGCTTGATTGAGCTCGGGTTTAAAACCGTCCCGCTGTGGAACAGGAGTAGCGCAGGTTGATGAGAAGACCATAACCTCTCGGTCCAGTATCGGTTCAGAATGGTGAAGTGCACGACATTGCTTGCTGACAAGAGGGGAACTAGATGGGCTGTACGGAGGAGTAGGTAGACCTGTGTCTGGatttaaaatgctttcatttcCAAATGAGGTGGAACTGAGGTCCAAATCCTGCTTGTCCCCCATCACACAACCTTCTACAGTGATGCTTAGTCTGTGGATTACAGAAGAGCGGCCTATCGTCTCTTCTAATGTGACGCCTGCATCACCGTCCATATTGTGAGATGGTTCAGGTGGGGATGTACTTTGAGATGGAGTTTGTGTGCTGGAGTCACAGTTTCTTGGCGTTTGGTTGGCAGAATTGGTATTGTAGGACGTTATGTAGGCGACTGAGGTGTAGAAGCTTTCTTTAATGTTAGATGTTTGGGCTGCTGTATGTTTGGGGTCGCATTCTCTAGACAGAGGAGTCAGGCCTAAACTCTTCCTGATCTCAGCACTCTTCAGCCAGAACTCTTCTACGACCTCTGACCTCTTGACAGGTGGGTTCTCTGGATTCGTCGACAGCTCAGGTGTGGGTGTGGGACCTGATTCTGGTGGTTTCAAGGAGGGCAGGGACTCTTCTTGTTCCTGTTGGTCACATGGTTTGGACTCTCTGACTGAGCTGGTGTCTATATCTGTGTCGTCACTGTATTCTTCATAAGACTCTGGGTATTGAAAGCATGCAAGGATAAGGAAAAATTAGAATGGGAAAGAATTCTAGAGGAGTTCTAGAATCTtcttaataaaatagttttgtggGGGAAGCGGTGCAGCCTTTCAGTAGCTCTTAAACAAGCAATAATATGAAGCAGCCTGAAAAAGATATGATTGTAAAGAGGGTTCAATCATGATACAAATAAACTATAGAAAAGCAAATTTATTGTTTTGGAGGGTTTTCACTTTTGATAGATCCATATTCTGAAACTATATGTCTCATTAATTCTAATGATCATCTATATTCtcattaatattgtatatatatatattaatgagaaACTATATTTCTAGTGTAGAATTACTTATACcatgtgcatcttttttttttttttacattttgtgtaaatttttgcTGTGCATTAATTTTTACTGTCTAGGATCTATAAAGCAGGCTAACTTCTTTATTTATACTCCATAAACTGCAAATGTGATCAAAAGTATGTGCTAACCAGGCATagtgcattaaattgacagttgctttttattgtttctgtTGTGGCAAACAACAAAGCCTCGTCCCTTAGTGAAATCTTACTGGTTCAGAATCTTACACTATGTAGCAAATATGTTGGGATTAGTAATTATTGTTTACATTGTGCAGCATTATTGCTTTCAGTGTGaacaaataaattgctatttgAAAACTTGTCATGTCGTACCTGGTTAGGACAATGTTTAAGTTAGTGACttaaaatctacaaaatatataaaacaggcaaACTAAAACAACTGCAACTTATTTCTATAGCAtaacccaaaaatataaaatataaaaagccaactgcaaaatattaaaacaataaaaacacactatTAATCATGCACAGCCTGCAAATGAAATAACCTGCAAACAACatcttttaagttaaaataatgcaaaaaaggcTAATGAAGGCCATCAATGGTCAGGGGCAGTGCTACCTTTAACAAACCCCGCCTCCTCTTCCTCAAGCCACACCCCTGAGAGCCGTTCCCTCTCCCAAGGGCAGTATTCACCCTCTACACATACACGTCAACacaccccaaaacacacacacattcagtggtGAATGCACaacaataaacatacaaacaagcaTGACAACATTCACCTcgcatacaaatacacacaaacatacacaatacAGAAACTGAGAGGCATTAAATCGAACAACACCTCATCTTAAGATGAtttctttgatttgatttcttcaataaacaaacaacatagTCAGACAAGATCAAACTTTACCCATTTTATCAGAGACATTTCTAAAGAAAATTAACAGGAACAAACACCCACCATCACTAGAATTTCCCTCGTCTTGTTCTTCTTCTGAaacttctccttcttcttcctcctcctcctcctcctcatcctcggcctcctcctcctcctcttgttTTTCCTGGTTCTCTCCTCCCTCTTCCTCCTTTAGCTCCTCCCCCaggtctaactctctctctctattggtCCTGATGTTTGGCCCCTCCTCCTCCTTCCAAGCAAGCTCCTCCTCCTCTAGGTCTGACTCAGAGCTACTGAAAGCCAAAAAAGAGACAGATTTATCCAGGAAAAACATGCCAGTAAATATTAGTAATGCAAGAGGAACATGTTTTATACCTGGACTGCTCCTCTGTGTTTTTCTCCTGCAGGCTAGCACTGAGATTGTGCTGTGCAAGCGTCTCCTCTGGGACCTCCTGTAGTGGGCTGTCCTGTTGTTTTGGGCAGGGTTTGTAGTTCTCCAGCTCAATGCGTTCTGGGGTACCACACAGTCTCTTGGCGAGGCTGGATACTATGTCTGGGTGGGCGCTGGAGGACCAAGATTCTGGTGGGGTGGCTGTGCCCACTGACCCTAGAGAGGACAAAGATGTAGAAGCCGAGGACGGAGCAGGGGGAGCCTGgagagacagaaacacagacaagTCACgttaatgaatgcataaataaatgcataaataaaagttacactttattttaaggtatccttgttaaagtttaattatacatttgagtacagagtaatattaattaactacatgtacttactatatggttagggttaggatcagggtttggcttagggttacttgcacgtaattatgcataatttattgttattataatagtaagtacatgtagcatgtggaacaatgacaccttaatataaagtgttaccataaataaaagtaaataaatacttttttaatcaaagtaattGATATTCCATCTTTTCTATGATTTcctttccatttttatttaaataaaaataaacaaaattatctaaaaatattttaaataaaatacaaatctttgaatgctgaataaaccaataaaagagttatatacacatgtaaatatatataaatatttatgacaaactaaaaaatgtaataaataaacaaaaactgtgcTGTAggttatactatttaaaaaaaaatcttcctgtttttacataaatttattCATAAATCTGTCAGATGTATATAGTCTTTATACTGATAATGCATGCAAgctataaaacatacatttttcagttttatacatAGCTAAAAACTGGATCTTACAGAAGTATAACGGTGATCTGATGAGGTTACCTGAGTAGGTCGAGGGGCCACAGGTGAGGACGGTCTCTTTCTCTGAGCCACGCTGGTCATTTTGTAGTTGAAGTGGTGCTTACAGTAAAACTTCCCTGtacaaaccaaaagaaaaaaagatgtgaGAGAGCgggaaaataaaaaagtagctgATGCAGGgactaaatgtcttttttatacTGTTGCTTGAAGTCGGCCTGAATGCCGcctctttttttaaacttgaagtGTTTGAATCATGTGATCTATATGACCCTATCAGTTAGAACCTTTGGTGTTTTGattcctatttttaaaaaatgtttaaaagggaTTTTGCTGAGGGccttcagtttgtgtgtgtgtgtgccccacTGTCATTATTGCACAACAATAAAAGCCCtgtcccaacacacacacatttcagaccTCATGACTGTGCAATGGTAACAAAAGAGCAGTTTGTTTGGtcgaaaacacaacaacacagaaCAACAGCCCATTTTCACACACTGTGTCGCTCATCTTGTGACTACATCCATTAAAAGCTAAACACCTATTGTTTTTGATTTAAgcataaaatcttaaaaacacaAAGTATTGATAATGATCATTAAATTAGTGAAAGTATGAAGTGATTAATCATACACACACCATGTAGCTGGTCATAAGCGTAGTTGGACAAGCGTAAAGTGGTGCTGCAGTGATCACACTGGAAGCAGCTCCTATGGAAGAACTTTCCCTCCGCGCTCAGCCTTTCCATGACATAAACACGACGGCCGCAGAAATAACACACATCACTGCTGCCCATATTCACAGGAAACTCTTTTTGAGAACCCTACAGGTGAGAGATCAAAGGTCAAGAATCAAAATAAAGATGCTTAACATGAACAACTACAGCTGTCAGGAAAGAACTGGGGTGACAgtgtgcattaaataattttatataattattattacttgtgataattgttattattttatttgtcaaattattttatttttatattactttttattttattttacattttaataaatataaaataatattaatatattaaaatgacacaATGAAAAGCTTCAAACAAAG comes from the Cyprinus carpio isolate SPL01 chromosome B4, ASM1834038v1, whole genome shotgun sequence genome and includes:
- the LOC109082941 gene encoding protein-methionine sulfoxide oxidase mical3b-like isoform X10, whose protein sequence is MGTGIARGFLAATDTAWMVRSWGQGNTPSEVLAERESVYRLLPQTTPENISKNYNQYSVDPASRYPNINMQLISAAQVCHLIDTGEGPVLSLDAVSSPHPRLTRQESMARYSKLLSWCQEQTHGYMNVCVTDFTTSWRSGLALCALIHRFRPDLIDFASLEESEAELNCQLGLDMAELEFGICPIMTGKEMSALEESDSLCMVMYLSQLHELLKDTAPASEEKAVPFSSPKSPISLLSKLGQSLSRKRNPKDKKEKEADSVGNGKRRRTSQTGQSEEDDVPHDSKENKTSGVTRGSEPKVAEGHSRVRSMTTLLLAKFEENSPLASASATRRQSYIQMYTGGVSSLAQQIANQIQSQQDQAPKLLHKRELGSQKEFPVNMGSSDVCYFCGRRVYVMERLSAEGKFFHRSCFQCDHCSTTLRLSNYAYDQLHGKFYCKHHFNYKMTSVAQRKRPSSPVAPRPTQAPPAPSSASTSLSSLGSVGTATPPESWSSSAHPDIVSSLAKRLCGTPERIELENYKPCPKQQDSPLQEVPEETLAQHNLSASLQEKNTEEQSSSSESDLEEEELAWKEEEGPNIRTNRERELDLGEELKEEEGGENQEKQEEEEEAEDEEEEEEEEEGEVSEEEQDEGNSSDEGEYCPWERERLSGVWLEEEEAGFVKESYEEYSDDTDIDTSSVRESKPCDQQEQEESLPSLKPPESGPTPTPELSTNPENPPVKRSEVVEEFWLKSAEIRKSLGLTPLSRECDPKHTAAQTSNIKESFYTSVAYITSYNTNSANQTPRNCDSSTQTPSQSTSPPEPSHNMDGDAGVTLEETIGRSSVIHRLSITVEGCVMGDKQDLDLSSTSFGNESILNPDTGLPTPPYSPSSSPLVSKQCRALHHSEPILDREVMVFSSTCATPVPQRDGFKPELNQAWSLPPDDIEILCGDEAEGASRLPERSGVTETVGQTDNRRLEQRRTLPDRLVAPLLAGGPEVRLRRSEMKLWGADNGVEEKEKKRNLLFLPRKSRKSMNTAAEAQREPGKHKSLWKTVFSVYKKDKKRKEAAMVAETLPAATNTETKRKVSGINRTSDLCFRKNPSFSEDTDLSCHALLERCPLRAQLWEELSDIKSDLLKETIYEEVHELDELLYVPHALAFKRAYAVKVASFYFNCVEPLPSLNPLAESATLSILFLNRNTVFCQSCQPSRSPRCRHVRQRW
- the LOC109082941 gene encoding protein-methionine sulfoxide oxidase mical3b-like isoform X8 — translated: MGTGIARGFLAATDTAWMVRSWGQGNTPSEVLAERESVYRLLPQTTPENISKNYNQYSVDPASRYPNINMQLISAAQVCHLIDTGEGPVLSLDAVSSPHPRLTRQESMARYSKLLSWCQEQTHGYMNVCVTDFTTSWRSGLALCALIHRFRPDLIDFASLEESEAELNCQLGLDMAELEFGICPIMTGKEMSALEESDSLCMVMYLSQLHELLKDTAPASEEKAVPFSSPKSPISLLSKLGQSLSRKRNPKDKKEKEADSVGNGKRRRTSQTGQSEEDDVPHDSKENKTSGVTRGSEPKVAEGHSRVRSMTTLLLAKFEENSPLASASATRRQSYIQMYTGGVSSLAQQIANQIQSQQDQAPKLLHKRELGSQKEFPVNMGSSDVCYFCGRRVYVMERLSAEGKFFHRSCFQCDHCSTTLRLSNYAYDQLHGKFYCKHHFNYKMTSVAQRKRPSSPVAPRPTQAPPAPSSASTSLSSLGSVGTATPPESWSSSAHPDIVSSLAKRLCGTPERIELENYKPCPKQQDSPLQEVPEETLAQHNLSASLQEKNTEEQSSSSESDLEEEELAWKEEEGPNIRTNRERELDLGEELKEEEGGENQEKQEEEEEAEDEEEEEEEEEGEVSEEEQDEGNSSDESYEEYSDDTDIDTSSVRESKPCDQQEQEESLPSLKPPESGPTPTPELSTNPENPPVKRSEVVEEFWLKSAEIRKSLGLTPLSRECDPKHTAAQTSNIKESFYTSVAYITSYNTNSANQTPRNCDSSTQTPSQSTSPPEPSHNMDGDAGVTLEETIGRSSVIHRLSITVEGCVMGDKQDLDLSSTSFGNESILNPDTGLPTPPYSPSSSPLVSKQCRALHHSEPILDREVMVFSSTCATPVPQRDGFKPELNQAWSLPPDDIEILCGDEAEGASRLPERSGVTETVGQTDNRRLEQRRTLPDRLVAPLLAGGPEVRLRRSEMKLWGADNGVEEKEKKRNLLFLPRKSRKSMNTAAEAQREPGKHKSLWKTVFSVYKKDKKRKEAAMVAETLPAATNTETKRKVSGINRTSDLCFRKNPSFSEDTDLSCHALLERCPLRAQRAETEEELNAKLTRRVQRAARRQAKQEELRRLHRAQIIQRQLEQVEVKQRQLEEKGVAVEKALRGEADFWGDSSISNLLDVHLGGMGKKDDPSLMHQWFKLVQEKNALVRYESELMIFARELELEDRQSRLQQELRERMAVDDDLKGEDELAEERRILSEMLDVVEQRDALVALLEEQRVREKEEDGDLEAVMLSKGFSLHWD